One window from the genome of Faecalibacterium sp. HTF-F encodes:
- the argC gene encoding N-acetyl-gamma-glutamyl-phosphate reductase — MSVKVFIDGSSGTTGLRIADRLAARPEIELLSISAEGRKDVNERAKVINSADLAFLCLPDAASKEVMPLLRPDVKVLDTSTAFRTDAAWDYGFPELAGQKEKIKNSCRVAVPGCYASGFISIARPLVELGLVPAEYPFSCTGISGYSGGGKKMIAEYESPDRPAHSKLDAPKSYGLGLAHKHLPEMQKISGLAHTPMFVPVVCDYYCGMQVLVPLDLTLAGSTAEQVAAGIAGYYKDAATVKVHGLNETLPENGLYSNAMAGTDRMELYLTVNVAGDQMMLVSVFDNLGKGSSGAAVQCMNLMLGLEETEGLE, encoded by the coding sequence ATGAGCGTGAAAGTTTTTATTGATGGCTCCTCCGGCACCACCGGCCTGCGCATTGCCGACCGGCTGGCTGCACGCCCGGAGATCGAGCTGCTGTCCATTTCCGCCGAGGGCCGCAAGGATGTGAACGAGCGGGCGAAGGTCATCAACTCCGCCGACCTCGCCTTCCTCTGCCTGCCGGATGCGGCATCCAAAGAGGTCATGCCCCTGCTGCGCCCGGACGTGAAGGTGCTGGACACCTCCACCGCCTTCCGCACCGATGCCGCATGGGACTACGGCTTCCCGGAGCTGGCGGGCCAGAAGGAAAAAATCAAAAACTCCTGCCGCGTGGCAGTGCCCGGCTGCTATGCCAGCGGCTTTATCAGCATTGCCCGCCCGCTGGTGGAGCTGGGCCTTGTCCCGGCAGAGTATCCCTTCAGCTGCACCGGCATCTCCGGCTACTCCGGCGGCGGCAAAAAGATGATCGCCGAGTACGAGAGCCCCGACCGCCCGGCGCACAGCAAGCTGGATGCACCCAAGAGCTACGGTCTGGGCCTTGCCCATAAGCATCTGCCCGAGATGCAGAAGATCAGCGGCCTTGCCCACACCCCCATGTTCGTGCCGGTGGTGTGTGACTACTACTGCGGCATGCAGGTGCTGGTGCCGCTGGACCTGACGCTGGCGGGCAGCACTGCCGAACAGGTGGCTGCAGGCATTGCCGGGTACTATAAGGACGCCGCCACCGTCAAGGTGCACGGGCTGAACGAGACCCTGCCGGAGAACGGCCTGTACTCGAACGCCATGGCCGGTACCGACCGCATGGAGCTGTATCTGACCGTGAACGTCGCCGGCGACCAGATGATGCTGGTGTCGGTGTTCGATAATCTGGGCAAGGGCTCCTCCGGTGCCGCCGTCCAGTGCATGAACCTGATGCTGGGGCTGGAAGAGACCGAAGGGTTGGAATAA
- the argJ gene encoding bifunctional glutamate N-acetyltransferase/amino-acid acetyltransferase ArgJ, translating into MQYKEVAGGICAPKGFAAAGVHCGIRANHAEKYDLALIKADVRCAAAGVYTTNKVCGAPIKVDRAHLKDGYAQAILVNSGNANTCAANGVALAEECCELVGKELGIDPQDVLPASTGVIGQPMVIDPFARGIPAAAAKLAADEQGSADAATAIMTTDTHKKEYAIQFELGGKVCTVGAIGKGSGMIAPNMATMLAFYTTDAAVSPILLEKALKTVVPGTYNQMSVDLDTSTNDTLIVMASGLAGNPEITEENADYDAFVAALTAIAEHMCAEHAGDGEGATHLITCEVTHAPDLKTARAVSRSVVCSNLFKAAVFGRDANWGRILCAIGYTPGDFSIDKVCVRLSSKAGEVYVCENAAYHPYSEEEAAKVLAEHDILVKVDMGTGNASAKAWGCDLTYDYVKINGDYRT; encoded by the coding sequence ATGCAGTATAAGGAAGTTGCGGGCGGCATCTGCGCGCCCAAGGGCTTTGCAGCGGCTGGCGTGCACTGCGGCATCCGCGCAAACCATGCAGAAAAATACGATCTGGCACTCATCAAAGCGGACGTGCGCTGCGCCGCCGCCGGTGTGTACACCACCAACAAGGTCTGCGGCGCACCCATCAAGGTGGATCGTGCCCACCTGAAGGACGGCTATGCACAGGCGATCCTTGTGAACAGCGGCAACGCCAACACCTGCGCCGCCAACGGCGTGGCTCTGGCCGAAGAATGCTGTGAGCTGGTGGGCAAGGAGCTGGGCATCGATCCGCAGGACGTGCTGCCCGCCTCCACCGGCGTCATCGGTCAGCCCATGGTCATCGACCCCTTTGCCCGGGGCATTCCTGCCGCCGCCGCAAAGCTGGCTGCGGACGAGCAGGGCAGCGCCGATGCCGCCACCGCCATCATGACCACCGACACCCACAAAAAGGAATACGCCATCCAGTTCGAGCTGGGCGGCAAGGTGTGCACCGTGGGTGCCATCGGCAAGGGCAGCGGCATGATCGCCCCCAATATGGCCACCATGCTGGCGTTCTACACCACCGATGCGGCGGTGTCCCCCATCCTGCTGGAAAAGGCCCTCAAGACTGTGGTGCCCGGCACCTACAACCAGATGAGCGTGGATCTGGACACCTCCACCAACGATACCCTCATCGTCATGGCTTCCGGCCTTGCCGGAAACCCCGAGATCACAGAGGAAAACGCTGACTACGATGCATTTGTGGCTGCGCTGACTGCCATTGCCGAGCACATGTGCGCCGAGCACGCCGGTGACGGTGAGGGTGCCACCCACCTCATCACCTGCGAAGTGACCCACGCCCCCGATCTGAAGACCGCCCGTGCCGTCAGCCGCAGCGTGGTGTGCTCCAACCTGTTCAAGGCAGCGGTGTTTGGCCGCGATGCCAACTGGGGCCGCATCCTGTGCGCCATCGGCTACACCCCTGGCGATTTCTCCATTGATAAGGTCTGCGTGCGGCTTTCCAGCAAGGCGGGCGAGGTGTATGTGTGCGAGAACGCCGCCTACCACCCCTACAGCGAGGAGGAGGCCGCCAAGGTGCTGGCCGAGCATGATATCCTGGTCAAGGTGGACATGGGCACCGGCAATGCATCCGCCAAGGCATGGGGCTGCGATCTGACCTACGATTACGTCAAGATCAACGGTGATTACCGCACCTGA
- the argB gene encoding acetylglutamate kinase produces MKNEEMARLFSEATPYIQKYHGKTMVVKYGGNAMINEELKNAVMNDLVTLTLLGVRVVLVHGGGPAINEMLKKVGVESHFANGLRVTDDATMEIVQQVLAGKVNKDLVAKLRGRGVGLCGMDGQMLRCTELDPQLGHVGEIVHVDATLIGSLLDGGYIPVIATVGMDDLGQAYNVNADTAAAQIAIALKAEKLVSMTDIAGLLRDKDDESTLIPEVEVSEIEGYKSAGVIAGGMIPKIGGMADAIYQGVHEAVIIDGRVPHSILLELFSNRGSGTRFYRRSHRE; encoded by the coding sequence ATGAAAAACGAAGAAATGGCGCGCCTTTTCTCTGAGGCGACACCCTACATCCAGAAGTATCACGGAAAGACCATGGTCGTGAAATACGGCGGCAATGCCATGATCAACGAAGAACTGAAAAATGCCGTCATGAACGATCTGGTCACCCTCACCCTGCTGGGTGTGCGCGTCGTGCTGGTGCACGGCGGCGGCCCGGCCATCAATGAGATGCTGAAAAAGGTGGGTGTGGAAAGCCATTTCGCAAACGGTCTGCGGGTGACCGACGACGCCACCATGGAGATCGTGCAGCAGGTGCTGGCCGGTAAGGTGAACAAGGATCTGGTGGCAAAGCTGCGCGGCCGTGGCGTGGGCCTGTGCGGCATGGACGGTCAGATGCTGCGCTGCACTGAGCTGGACCCCCAGCTGGGCCATGTGGGCGAGATCGTGCATGTGGATGCCACCCTGATCGGCAGCCTGCTGGATGGCGGCTACATCCCGGTCATTGCCACGGTGGGCATGGACGATCTGGGTCAGGCCTACAACGTGAATGCGGACACTGCCGCTGCGCAGATCGCCATTGCGCTCAAGGCCGAGAAGCTGGTGTCCATGACCGATATCGCGGGCCTGCTGCGGGATAAGGACGACGAAAGCACCCTCATCCCCGAGGTGGAGGTGTCCGAGATCGAGGGCTACAAGTCCGCCGGTGTCATTGCGGGCGGCATGATCCCCAAGATCGGCGGCATGGCCGACGCCATCTATCAGGGCGTGCACGAGGCGGTCATCATCGATGGCCGGGTGCCCCACTCCATCCTGCTGGAGCTGTTCTCCAACCGCGGCTCCGGCACCCGCTTCTACCGCCGCAGCCACCGCGAATAA
- the argH gene encoding argininosuccinate lyase translates to MAEQLWKGRFSKAVDSRVNDFNSSIRFDQRMIAQDMRGSGVHAAMLAKQGIISEKDCEDILNGLASIADDLAAGRLEIDPNAEDVHTFVEQTLTARIGDAGKRLHTGRSRNDQVALDIRLTLRDYSHTLQAYIVELIKVICKKAGENTTAVMPGYTHLQRAQPITFGHALMAYASMLLRDLQRFEDATARMDSQCPLGSGALAGTTYPLDRQFTAEKLGFAAPCANSLDGVSDRDFCIELANAISICMMHLSRLSEEIILWCSWEFKFIELDDAFTTGSSIMPQKKNPDVTELIRGKTGRVYGDLNTLLVMMKGIPLAYNKDMQEDKEAIFDAVDTLELCLKTVTPMLDTMKTLPANMRRAAAKGFINATDCADYLTKKGMPFRDAYKLTGCMVSDCIAKDKTLEELTLDEFKGYSSLFEKDIYEAIDLVRCCEGRTSYGGPSEASVKNQIELAAAQLNAWEANNA, encoded by the coding sequence ATGGCAGAACAACTCTGGAAGGGCCGTTTTTCCAAGGCCGTGGATTCCCGCGTGAACGACTTCAACTCCTCCATCCGGTTCGACCAGCGCATGATCGCGCAGGATATGCGCGGCAGCGGCGTCCATGCCGCCATGCTGGCAAAGCAGGGCATCATCTCCGAAAAGGATTGTGAGGACATCCTCAACGGTCTGGCATCCATCGCCGACGATCTGGCAGCCGGCAGGCTGGAGATCGACCCCAATGCCGAAGATGTGCACACCTTTGTGGAGCAGACCCTCACCGCCCGCATCGGCGACGCCGGCAAGCGGCTGCACACCGGCCGCAGCCGCAACGATCAGGTGGCGCTGGATATCCGCCTGACCCTGCGGGACTACAGCCACACCCTGCAGGCCTACATTGTGGAGCTCATCAAGGTCATCTGCAAAAAGGCCGGTGAGAACACCACCGCCGTCATGCCCGGCTACACCCATCTGCAGCGTGCCCAGCCCATCACCTTTGGCCACGCCCTGATGGCCTACGCCTCCATGCTGCTGCGGGATCTGCAGCGCTTCGAGGACGCCACCGCCCGCATGGACAGCCAGTGCCCGCTGGGTTCCGGCGCTCTGGCCGGCACCACCTACCCGCTGGACCGCCAGTTCACCGCCGAAAAGCTGGGCTTTGCGGCTCCCTGCGCCAACAGTCTGGACGGCGTGTCCGACCGTGATTTCTGCATCGAGCTGGCCAATGCCATCTCCATCTGCATGATGCACCTGTCCCGCCTTTCTGAGGAGATCATCCTCTGGTGCAGCTGGGAGTTCAAGTTCATTGAGCTGGACGATGCCTTTACCACCGGCTCCTCCATCATGCCCCAGAAGAAGAACCCCGACGTCACCGAGCTGATCCGCGGCAAGACCGGCCGCGTCTATGGCGACCTGAACACCCTGCTGGTGATGATGAAGGGCATTCCGCTGGCCTACAACAAGGACATGCAGGAGGACAAGGAAGCCATCTTTGACGCAGTGGATACCCTTGAGCTGTGCCTCAAGACCGTGACCCCCATGCTGGACACCATGAAGACCCTGCCGGCCAACATGCGCCGCGCCGCCGCCAAGGGCTTCATCAACGCCACCGACTGCGCCGACTACCTCACCAAGAAGGGAATGCCCTTCCGGGATGCCTACAAGCTGACCGGCTGCATGGTGTCGGACTGCATCGCAAAGGACAAGACTCTGGAAGAGCTGACCCTTGACGAGTTCAAGGGCTACAGCAGCCTGTTTGAAAAGGATATCTACGAGGCCATCGATCTGGTCAGATGCTGTGAGGGCCGCACCAGCTACGGCGGCCCCAGCGAAGCCAGCGTGAAGAACCAGATCGAGCTGGCCGCTGCACAGCTGAATGCCTGGGAGGCGAATAACGCATGA